A window of Mytilus edulis chromosome 10, xbMytEdul2.2, whole genome shotgun sequence contains these coding sequences:
- the LOC139492153 gene encoding uncharacterized protein: protein MDNPSNDMFHKLIRRNRGSKNKDAICIIENGEHHYSAKDQTNSFSRYFEDLAVPKDNGYDPEFLDLCNIRHNIFDELCKQNSDEPQFSSQNICDAIKQLHSGKATDELGLAAEHFKNSPTTVTHFLTNCFNNIFINHHQHDIFKSGIVTPVLKKGKNPMLMDNYRGIAVTPVNSKLFECTILPRLTLNFLLCTVNLISKY, encoded by the coding sequence ATGGACAATCCTAGCAATGATATGTTTCATAAACTCATTCGTCGTAACAGAGGCTCCAAAAATAAAGATGCGATCTGTATAATAGAAAATGGCGAGCACCACTACTCTGCAAAGGACCAAACAAATAGCTTCTCTAGATACTTTGAAGACTTGGCTGTTCCGAAAGACAATGGTTATGATCCAGAATTTTTAGATCTCTGCAATATCCGGCATAACATATTTGATGAACTCTGCAAACAAAACAGCGACGAACCACAATTTAGTTCTCAAAATATCTGTGATGCAATCAAACAGCTACATTCTGGCAAAGCAACAGATGAACTAGGTCTTGCTGCTGAGCATTTTAAAAACTCACCAACAACAGTTACTCATTTTCTTACAAACtgtttcaataacattttcatcaATCATCATCAACATGATATCTTTAAATCTGGTATCGTAACACCTGTGCTAAAAAAAGGGAAAAATCCAATGTTAATGGACAACTATAGAGGAATTGCCGTTACACCTGTCAATTCAAAACTCTTCGAATGTACTATACTACCTCGATTAACCTTGAATTTTTTATTGTGTACAGTAAATCTTATAAGTAAATATTGA